One genomic segment of Deltaproteobacteria bacterium includes these proteins:
- the hypA gene encoding hydrogenase maturation nickel metallochaperone HypA produces the protein MQLLETSDMHELTIARSLIEIIEQECLTYGQAKVIKIELRLGKLSGIMPDSLRFAFEVMSTGGITEGASLLIEEVPLRIKCNRCRKVSTLDAPFLICPYCKGTDVEMIGGRELEIRGIEIEDGNQDNQENP, from the coding sequence ATGCAACTCCTTGAGACTTCGGATATGCACGAATTAACAATAGCCCGATCCCTTATTGAAATCATAGAACAGGAATGCCTCACCTATGGTCAGGCAAAGGTGATTAAGATCGAGCTCAGACTCGGGAAACTAAGTGGCATAATGCCGGATTCCCTGAGATTTGCCTTTGAAGTTATGAGCACAGGCGGTATAACCGAAGGGGCATCCCTGCTGATCGAGGAGGTACCATTGAGGATAAAATGTAACCGGTGCAGGAAGGTAAGCACTCTGGATGCCCCCTTCTTGATATGTCCTTATTGCAAGGGGACAGATGTAGAGATGATAGGGGGAAGGGAGCTTGAGATAAGAGGGATAGAGATAGAAGATGGAAATCAAGATAATCAAGAAAATCCTTGA
- the hypB gene encoding hydrogenase accessory protein HypB: MEIKIIKKILEANEVIAWQNMRLFLEKGVYVINLMGSPGAGKTTLLERTVKHLKGKMTIGVIEGDIATSRDAERIASYAVPTVQINTGAACHLDGSMVRSALDDLDLDRIDLLIVENVGNLVCPAEFKIGENDKVMIVSVPEGDDKPLKYPLMFQVCSVLLLNKIDLLPYLDFDMKRFRNDALKVNPRLKIMGISCKTGEGLDDWFGWIEDMAGR, from the coding sequence ATGGAAATCAAGATAATCAAGAAAATCCTTGAGGCAAACGAGGTTATAGCCTGGCAGAATATGAGGCTTTTTCTGGAGAAGGGGGTCTATGTAATAAACCTGATGGGAAGCCCTGGTGCAGGGAAGACAACGCTCCTGGAAAGGACGGTGAAACACCTGAAAGGTAAGATGACGATCGGTGTAATCGAGGGTGATATCGCGACATCCAGGGATGCAGAGAGGATTGCATCTTATGCCGTTCCCACTGTTCAGATAAATACGGGGGCGGCCTGCCATCTCGATGGGAGCATGGTCAGGAGCGCACTTGATGATCTTGATTTAGACCGGATAGATCTACTCATTGTAGAGAATGTAGGTAACCTTGTGTGCCCAGCGGAGTTTAAGATAGGTGAGAATGATAAGGTAATGATCGTCTCTGTCCCTGAAGGTGATGACAAGCCCCTGAAATATCCCCTTATGTTTCAGGTCTGCTCTGTTCTGCTGCTGAACAAGATCGACCTCCTTCCATACCTGGACTTCGACATGAAGCGGTTTCGAAACGATGCCCTCAAGGTCAATCCCCGCCTGAAGATCATGGGCATATCCTGTAAAACAGGCGAGGGCCTCGATGACTGGTTCGGATGGATTGAGGATATGGCCGGCAGATAA
- the hypF gene encoding carbamoyltransferase HypF, which yields MEEVRACVKMEGIVQGVGFRPFVYGLAQRHGLRGWVLNDERGVRIEAEGEKDKVHGFLSGLSSPPSLAMIIKTAVAYLPPLGYNSFEIRNSKEGEDRFAFISPDIAICNDCLEELFNPQDRRFNYPFINCTNCGPRFTIIKDIPYDRENTTMSGFRLCPSCSKEYNDPSNRRFHAQPNACPHCGPTLKLFSGSGEKIATHNPIRETAKLLMMGKIVAIKGLGGFHLACDATREDVVSRLRKRKGRKDKPFALMCRDLDVIQGICLLDHMSRRLLEGKERPIVILPKKTVATVAPSAAPFQKTFGVMLPYTPLHHLLFAKGAPILVMTSGNVSDEPIVFKDNEAFVRLRRVADFFLVHNREIHTRCDDSVIKPLNGSITFLRRARGFAPLPIKLNRDGKSILGCGADIKNTFCLTKGRFAFLSQHIGDMENFETMRSFGEGVELFKRLFRIEPECVVHDLHPDYLSTRYAMGLALPRIGVQHHFAHALSCMAEYGSKGPALAIVFDGTGYGEDGAVWGGEFLGVTINGYERFGHLRYIPLPGGDMAVREPWRMAAAYLERVYGNLDGLHIPFVKRLDLERWSQIRLAIRNKINSPLCSSMGRLFDAVSALLGVRGTINYEGQAAIELEQMAEKAETGEYPFKILEEKGMLIINPDPIIEAIIKDIGNGEGPFIISARFHNSIARVISRMAKRIRLAAGLSDVFLSGGVFQNHYLLAKVLDILKEDGFRVYTHQKVPPNDGGISLGQAFYALYIKGD from the coding sequence ATGGAAGAGGTCAGGGCTTGTGTAAAGATGGAGGGGATTGTTCAGGGAGTGGGGTTCCGCCCCTTCGTTTACGGCCTTGCCCAGAGGCACGGCCTGAGAGGCTGGGTCCTTAATGATGAAAGAGGTGTCCGGATAGAGGCCGAGGGAGAAAAGGACAAGGTGCACGGCTTCCTTTCCGGGCTGTCCTCTCCACCGTCCCTTGCCATGATAATAAAGACTGCTGTAGCATATCTTCCACCTTTGGGTTATAACAGCTTTGAGATAAGGAACAGCAAAGAGGGTGAAGACAGGTTTGCGTTCATTTCACCCGATATAGCCATCTGCAACGATTGCCTTGAGGAGCTCTTCAACCCCCAAGACCGCCGCTTTAATTACCCCTTTATCAACTGCACCAACTGCGGTCCCCGCTTCACTATTATTAAAGACATCCCCTATGACAGAGAAAATACCACGATGTCTGGCTTCAGGCTGTGCCCATCCTGCAGCAAAGAATATAACGATCCGTCGAATAGGCGTTTTCACGCCCAACCCAATGCCTGTCCTCACTGTGGGCCAACACTGAAGCTCTTCTCCGGCTCCGGGGAAAAGATCGCAACCCATAATCCGATAAGAGAGACTGCCAAATTATTGATGATGGGTAAGATTGTGGCTATCAAAGGGCTTGGCGGGTTTCATCTTGCCTGTGATGCAACACGGGAAGATGTCGTTTCCCGCCTCAGAAAGAGAAAGGGCAGGAAAGATAAGCCCTTTGCCCTCATGTGCAGGGATCTGGATGTAATCCAAGGAATTTGCCTCCTGGATCATATGTCAAGAAGGCTCCTTGAAGGCAAGGAAAGGCCGATCGTTATCCTCCCAAAGAAAACTGTTGCAACTGTAGCCCCATCCGCTGCTCCTTTCCAGAAGACCTTTGGGGTAATGCTTCCCTATACACCTCTCCATCATCTTCTTTTTGCCAAAGGGGCCCCGATTCTTGTAATGACTAGCGGAAATGTAAGCGATGAACCCATTGTCTTTAAAGATAATGAGGCCTTTGTCCGGCTGCGGCGGGTAGCCGATTTCTTTTTGGTACATAACAGAGAGATTCACACAAGATGTGATGACTCGGTCATTAAACCCTTAAATGGAAGCATAACCTTTTTAAGGAGGGCCAGGGGGTTTGCACCCCTTCCCATCAAGTTAAACAGGGATGGAAAGAGCATACTCGGATGCGGGGCGGATATAAAGAATACGTTTTGCCTTACAAAGGGGCGTTTTGCCTTTTTGAGCCAGCATATAGGGGATATGGAGAACTTTGAGACAATGAGATCCTTTGGAGAGGGGGTGGAACTGTTCAAGCGACTATTCCGGATAGAACCCGAATGTGTAGTCCATGATCTGCATCCGGACTATCTCTCTACCAGATATGCCATGGGACTTGCATTACCAAGGATAGGGGTTCAGCATCATTTTGCCCATGCCCTGAGTTGCATGGCGGAATATGGCAGCAAAGGGCCTGCGCTGGCAATAGTGTTCGATGGAACAGGGTACGGGGAGGATGGCGCTGTCTGGGGCGGGGAGTTCCTGGGGGTGACAATTAACGGATATGAGAGGTTTGGGCACCTGAGATATATTCCTCTCCCCGGAGGCGATATGGCGGTGAGGGAACCGTGGAGGATGGCGGCAGCCTATCTTGAAAGGGTCTATGGAAATCTTGATGGCCTTCACATACCTTTTGTAAAGAGGCTTGACCTTGAGCGATGGTCCCAAATAAGGCTGGCTATCAGGAACAAGATAAATTCCCCTCTGTGCTCCAGTATGGGCAGGCTCTTTGATGCGGTGAGCGCCCTTCTCGGTGTCAGAGGGACCATTAATTATGAAGGCCAGGCCGCCATTGAGCTCGAACAGATGGCAGAAAAAGCGGAAACGGGCGAGTATCCCTTTAAAATTCTAGAGGAAAAAGGAATGCTTATCATCAACCCCGACCCCATTATCGAGGCCATTATAAAGGATATAGGAAACGGAGAAGGCCCTTTCATTATCTCTGCCCGTTTTCACAATTCCATAGCCAGGGTTATATCCAGGATGGCCAAGAGAATCAGGTTGGCAGCAGGTCTGTCTGATGTCTTCCTGAGTGGCGGGGTGTTTCAAAACCATTATCTCCTTGCGAAGGTACTGGATATTCTTAAAGAAGACGGCTTCAGGGTTTATACTCATCAAAAGGTACCTCCAAATGATGGGGGGATATCGCTCGGGCAGGCCTTCTACGCCCTTTACATCAAAGGAGATTAG
- the hypC gene encoding HypC/HybG/HupF family hydrogenase formation chaperone produces MCLGIPGKVVSIKGDFAEVDFGGVRTKVSLLLSPDVSEGDYVLVHVGFAIQRLGQQEAIETLRLFKEIDRGYVDSIEGNG; encoded by the coding sequence ATGTGTTTGGGTATACCTGGTAAAGTTGTCTCCATAAAGGGGGATTTCGCCGAGGTTGACTTTGGCGGCGTACGTACGAAGGTAAGTCTTTTGCTATCTCCTGATGTTAGTGAAGGAGATTACGTGCTCGTTCATGTGGGCTTTGCCATCCAGAGGCTTGGGCAGCAGGAAGCTATTGAGACGTTAAGGCTCTTTAAGGAGATAGACAGGGGTTATGTTGACTCAATCGAAGGCAATGGATGA